Genomic segment of Oncorhynchus keta strain PuntledgeMale-10-30-2019 chromosome 5, Oket_V2, whole genome shotgun sequence:
TACTGTTTCTAATCTTCTTTTTACATGTTCACGTGTAGTTTGAGGACCAAGTCAGATTCCGGAACGAGACCATCTATCAAATCACAAAACTGTTTGATGGGAATATGAAGGCTGTCACCTGGGACAAGAAAAAGCTGGACGATTTCCTCAACATTCTCGAACGCCAGTTTGAGAACCTTAAATCCTGTGTAAGTAACGGTTCTATTTAAAGTATGGTCCCTGTTTCggtcagggctctccaaccctgttcatggagagctaccctcgtgtaggttttcgctccaaccccagttgtaactaacctgattcagtttatcaaccagttAATTAATCGGCTGTGCTTAGATGAGGCTTGTAGTGAAAACCTAAAGGACCGtatctcttcaggaacagggttggagggccCTGTTTTAGGTGTAGACTATTAACTGTACAAGTGAGAATCTGTGGGCTGTTATGTCCAGTGGGGGGCTAATGTTTTCATTTTGTCCAACAGGTATCACCTGCCGAGAAACCTGAGAGGAGACTGAAACGCTACTTCAAGAAGTTGAATAGGAAGGTTCTGAGAAAAATGGTGAGTTTGTTTTCGGGTGGCAACGTGTTTAATACATCTAATCAAATGAACATAAACTAGGCTAAGCAGGAGCAGTTTTGTAACACTTTTTGGGTTTTAGGGCCATATGTATTAAGCATCTCAGAGAAGTGCTGATCTAGTGTCAGGCCTCTGTCCTTATTCATAGTGAtctgaaatgcaaaactgatccttaatcagcactcctactctgagaagcttcatacattattattattattattattattattacatatggCACCAGCCCTTTGTTGTTCAAGACAATATGATCATTATATGACCAGAAAGTCCACACCAGTGATATTTACATGTTCCTTTGTATTTCAGAACTACAGTGCGCAGGCGTGGGAGCTCATCAGGAAAGAGACGAAACATCATTTGCAAAGATTGGATATTTTTAAGGCAAAGATGCACTGATCATCCGGACTCATCTCAGAAGCTACGCCCTTAACAGTTTATAAAGAATGCAAACAATCACGTGGGACCCTGTTAGTCTATTTATTATATTTAAATGCATAATTTattgttttttattattataaatGAATATTTATATTTTGTATGTCCCTTTTGTGCCTATGTTGAACTGAACTGTATTACCTTTCTGCTTGAATAACCGGTGAACAAAATTACATATTGAAAATGTGTGTAGTTGCTTTTTGGAATTTACCGAATCAAGGTAGTAAGAATGAACACCATGAGAGAAAAGGAAAAGTTAAGACAATGTCACCGCACTATACTCTCGAAATCGGTTACCGTTTTTTATATTCAATATTGaatatggggtggcaggtagcctagtggttagaatgttggccagtaaccgaaagcttGCCAGATcgaaaccccgagctgacaaggtacacatctgtcgttctgcccctgaacaaggcagttaacccactgttcctaggccgtcattgtaaataagggtttgttctttaactgacttgtctagttaaataaaggtaaaatatatatttttacaattGCCTGCTGAATAACTGCTTTCTGACCTCATGAAAATGCAATTCTATGCAAAGAGATGTATGAAAACTTAACTTGCTGGACAAAAAAAACATTCTTATTAATTTCACAATAGCAAATAAAGTGTGGCTTGTAAAGGGAAGCTAAAGCCTGAACCATGCAGCCTTCTTCACCACAAAGGAATGTTTTATACCTTCACGTATAGCGATACTTCGGTTAATTATATGATGCACAACTTTAGCAGTGTAGCTATCATATCGAATCAAGATTAAGATAATCGGTTGTTGATTATTTCGAAAGTATGTTACACTTAAATATTATCAAAAGAAACATGTCATGATTGAGTATCTGCCTGACTCTGTTCTGTAGAGGCACAGCAGACTCCGATCGTTGCAAGTGGACGCAGATTATGCACCAGTCCACTACATTTTGCACCAGTCCGCTATTTGGTGTGCCACATTTGATTCTCAATACATTTCATTATTAGTCCTACATTTATTTTCATTGTATCATTTAAGGTTACTATTCCAATACAGTTCACTTTATTTCAGAGTGGACAATATCCAGTTCTGTGTCTAAAAGACAAGTCGTGCACATGTTTCCAGAGCATGTTTACAAGAACACACAGGCAATACACTTCAGTATCATATAGCAATATTTTGATAGCCTAAACTATAGTATATGATTGTGTACAATTTCAAAATTATACATTGGAAGTTTAAACATGAAATGTATGAGACACCCAAATGGCTAAAACACGGGTTTCTTTTATACAGGGCGAGGCCGCATCGGTGGTTGCATTAGAGGCTTTGGGATATATGGCCCAATTATTTAATGGCCTCACATGTATATGTGAAGGCTATACATTTATTTATTCCTTTATTATTTACTACCAAAATAAATCAAAAACATGCATCTATTATCATATTGTTTTTATTCATTTACATATTCAGTCATCCATGCCTTCATCCATTCAGTCTTTCATTCAGTCTTTCATTCAGTCTTTCATTCAGTCTTTCATTCATTCGTTCGTTCGttcgttcattcattcattcattcattcattcattcattcgttcattcattcattcattcattcattcattcattcattcattcattcattcattcatatatTCATTTGTTTATAGGCAATATGCAGTTCAAAACAACAGCATAGTGGAGTCTATGGACTACAAATGAGCAGatgtaatatatttatttcacacCATGACTGTAGGCTGCCGAAATAAACCTGTTGACCCATTTAACAACATTTGTAATTAACTGACTGCACAAGTACAGTGTAATTCATCTCAAGTTTGAAAACAATCATTAATTTGTTGATTGGCCAACAATCTAGAACAATCAACGCCATGATCAGTTAGTTAATTGTTACAAGGTCATCTAATATAAAAACTGCATAATCAGAAACCTACACCTCCAAAGAACGTCGTAGTCATCATCATCCAATTATTCTATATCTGAATGGAATTTTCATGGTTAAATAAACGTTTAGAAAAATATAGCTATAACCATCATTAGCATCATCCACATTCGGTCAAATTCACACATCATCTTCAAGGCAAATTTAGAGCATAtactcttcttttttttttaaacaaaatgaactaagttacaacccttaccgttccacaacggccgtggtcgcacctgtcggtggattttttttactgatcttccaccttcacagggtaacaccacgatcctggtcgttatGGATcgtttttctaagtcctgtcttctcctccctttgcccggtctccatACGTCCCTACaaactgcggaggccctgtttacacacattctccggcactacggggtgcctgaggatagagtgtctgatcggggtccccagatcacatcaagggtctggaaggtgttcatggaacgtctggggggtctcggtcagccttacctcaggttttcaccccgagagtaacgggcaggtggagagagtgaaccaggatgtgggtaggtttctgcggtcttattgccaggaccggccggaggagtgggcgaagttcgtgccctgggcagagatggcccagaactcgctaCGCCACTCCCCCATTAACCTTCCTCCCTTTCAATGTATATTAGGGTATCAGCCGGGTCTAGCTCCTTAtagcatcagagtcagaccgaggctcccgTGAACAATTCGAGGTCTGCCGATAGAGGTAATTCATAAACTTGTCAACTCCTTTCTGGTCCCAGGCGGTGGACTCATATTTACCCCTGCTGTACAATTTCAGAGTATGCGAAATGAAGGCAATCTGTTCGTCAGCCTAGAAGAAGAGTGATTTGTATTAGTGTATGCCTTATGAATTGATGGAAAATATCAGAAAATTATAGCAAACTGCATATTCCTTATAaactaaatatatacagtgcattcggaaagtgttcagaacCCTTCACTATCtgtacattttgttatgttacagaactattgtaaaatgtattaaatatttgttttatcaatctaaacacaataacccataatgaccaagccacaacatgtttttagacatttttgctaattttaTTCAAAACGAAAAACTGTTCTTGCTTTCTTATTAttagatattgtgtgtagattgatgatttaTTTTAtctgtaatcaattttagaaattATCTGTAACGTAAAAATATGTGGgaaaggtgaaggggtctgaatattttccgaattcAGTGTTTAATCCACTCTAAGAAAAAAAGTTTATGGATagaacaaaacattttttatgcGTATTTCTCACCTTCAAATTATTGACTTGTCTGTGTTGTTTATCAGGAAAGTGATCTGAGGTTCTCGAGAGACTTCATGACCCTGAGATGCCCACAAAATATAAACAAAATATTGCATATAAATGAAACGTAGCAGCTCATGAAATGTTGAAAACATGACAAGAACTCAATAACCAGGAACAAGTGAATAAACATGACCCTACATCCTACAATTTTCTGAAGCATCGTTATGGTGTTGTTGCTGAACACTTGGAACATGCTCGGAGACCGAGGCAGTGTCTTCATCCATGTGCATCCGATGGTTTTATTCCAGGTGCAAAACATCCAAAAGCTGATTGAACTCATTTTTAGCTTAGGTCAGTATGTCGACAGTATGTCCTTCTCGGTCTATCCGCAATCAaccttgatgcccttccaaaCCGAAATATACCCGACTTCGTATATTTCCGACAAAACAGAGTTCTGCCATGCTCCAACCTGTGTCGATCCTTTATACAACGAGTCTGCAAGGTATTCCAAAAGTGAAAGGTGGAAGTTCCCTTACACTTTCATACCTGAGTGTTGTTGTACGTGTGGAGAAAATGCAGGGAAATTGTTACATCTTGATTTTTTTGCTATTTTATCATGAAATATTTCCCTTTCATCCAGGATTGTTTTTAATAGAAGAACTAAACATGTGAATCCATTTTAGTCAGACTATGGCCGAAATCAATATAACCATATGGAACTAAATTTAGTTTGGCCTTTCACTTCGAAAACAAACAGAATTTCATGTTTGAAAACGCAACACCTTTTCATTTGCGCACAGAAACTATGGTGCCAACTACGTTGTAACCACCTGCTTTACAGGGTAATTGTGGTTTGTGGACCCCAACTGTCTATGTAAAGATACAGATCAACCTTGTATGGGTTCTATCAATTACACACTCAACATTCATTTATTTCGTTTTAAAAACGGGTTTAAGTGGTCTGAATAATTTTGGTAGACCCGCACCATTATGCTCCCTGTTTTCAGAATAAAACACTGGTAGCCTATGCAGTGCACGGGCAGTATAGACCTTGGCCATACCCCTTACCTTGGCATTAGTGCTTAAATTGGAGTCTATATTTCGGGTGCTTTTGAATCTGGGCCTACACGCACTTGTGAGTAATATATAGGTCTGTCACGTAGATCATTTGTCAAGTATTCCACATTCGGGTGTTTTTATTGGACTTTTATCCAGATATGTGAGTTGATGTTACCTCTGCATCTATTATCTTTCCACTGGAAAACATTTCAACGAAAAACTCGTATTTCAAGGTTGCATCACACCACAGACTTTTACAAAATTACGAGCGCAATTTCAACCAATGTAAGTCTGTTTGTATCTTTATTTAAATAATATAACCAACATTGAACCGATTTGCAACACGGAGAAATAACATACAAGAAAATTAGACGTTTTGCATAAATGAACTAAAAGTAATGCTACTCTCACACGTGTTTTCTTGGCATTTTTGATTTCTTGTAAAAATCCCTCAGGATGCTCCCCATTTCAGCTCTCACGACCTCCCATGAGCACAAGCTGAAACTCTAAAATACAAAAACGACAAAACAAATATGTATTAGGTGAAAATAATACATTATACAACATAGGTATAGGCTAGGTGCTTTACCTGACGTGAAAGAAACTCGTCCAGCTGTTTGAAGTAGTTCTTAACCATATCACCAATTGGAAGGTTTTGACGCAGACGCATGTCTCTGACCTGAAATAGTAAACAACAACATTAATATAAATATACATGTgattacattaataataataataatatacataatCATAATTGTGTAACAAGTTACAGTTAACAAAATAAACATCACCAAGAACGTACACATTCCGAATAGGTCATATATTGTCGAGCAAGAAGGTCTTGGAGCTCCCTGAGTTTGATGGAATTCCATTTCACAAGAGTTAGGTTTTGTTGGAAGAGCTCGCTGGCTAGTTGAAACGCAAGTCTCAGTGTCCAAACCTTTTTCCCCTCCTGTAATCAGAATAACACTTCGTGTAACCATGCGATTGAACTTGACTAACACAGAAATTGTAGACACTCATAATCTCCTGAGCATCACCTCGTTTGAAAGCGTTGGACGTTGGACCATTATCATTTCCGcctctgggatacagcctcttggtctcctctcctatgccacacacaaaatacacaaaATCTCAAATAAACAACTAAATATATGAATGACTTAAGCTCAAATAATCAATTTTCAACTATAATAAATAACTTGTGATATCACATGCATGCTACAGcctatattcagagccatatttcTAAATATGTCTCTGCCTATAATGGTCAATTTGTAACAGGTTAAAGAAATTGACCAACCATGGCAAGATCATTGAGTGTCTGGCGAGTTTGAGAAAGATGATACATTTGCTCCTTTTGGTTACTGCATTTAGCATACACAACCGGGTAAAGAACAATTACACACAGAAGATGTACCACAAAGGAGACATTAAGAGTGGCCATGTGTCCGGTGAGTTGATAAATCCCTGAACACTACTTCTAAACGTTGTGCTACCTGCCCTACCTTTATAGTCTCCCTCATTGATATGCCATggatgaggtaatatgtaaaaCAAGGAAAGTTCAAGTGGGGAAAGTGAAAGAGAATGGGAAATTCCATTCCTTCACCTTTCAGAGCTGTTGACATTTTGCGTTCTTGTCTTCTGTGTGCAGATACACAGTGCCCTTCAAGCAATGTAT
This window contains:
- the LOC127929991 gene encoding interferon a3-like, which translates into the protein MYTKESWTCIFLIICSMQSVCHCCDWIRHHYGLLSAEYLSLLDQMGGDITEQEAPVFFPELLYRRIDDAKFEDQVRFRNETIYQITKLFDGNMKAVTWDKKKLDDFLNILERQFENLKSCVSPAEKPERRLKRYFKKLNRKVLRKMNYSAQAWELIRKETKHHLQRLDIFKAKMH